A genomic segment from Vanacampus margaritifer isolate UIUO_Vmar chromosome 3, RoL_Vmar_1.0, whole genome shotgun sequence encodes:
- the LOC144049342 gene encoding rabphilin-3A-like, protein MTDTVMSSSSDRWVPNDRQNTMHARDKEQGNWTKQPGPGPGSAPELTDEEKEIINGVIARAEKMEAMEQERIGRLINRLDDMKKTVCGDGMSRCVLCGEQLGTPGVSSVVCEDCKKNMCTKCGTQCSSRPRAVWLCKICREQREVWKRSGAWFFKGFPKQFLPSPMPLSKPKDQRAQEVASKPREGATQNQQPGKSQPPATDNQLSEAELKSRAGYPPVAPKPSVVRIATGGAGHEEAEQGSPVAMKRMVPVQSSRPQPVVTPSMAPQGQMGREGGAYSSGAVPSEQRAPPAVREDRRQPAPFSAPPARHQPPPAGEDEDANDYDSDEATTLGSLEFSLMYDQESHSLHCSILKAKGLKPMDSNGLADPYVKLHLLPGASKSTKLRTKTLRNTRNPAWNESLTYHGLTDDDMQRKTLRLSVCDEDKFGHNEFIGETRVALKKLKLNQKKNFNVCLERVVPTKRTATAGGARGIALYEDESGKDGGEVEERGRILISLMYSTQMNRLLVGVVRCVHLAAMDANGYSDPYVKIVLKPDMGKKGKCKTQIKKKTLNPEFNEEFSFDIKHSELAKKTLDVSVWDYDIGKSNDYIGGCQLGITAKGERLKHWYECLKNKDKRIERWHTLFNENHTASD, encoded by the exons ATGACTGACACGGTGATGAGCAGCAGCTCGGATCGCTGGGTGCCCAACGACAGGCAGAACACCATGCACGCTAG GGATAAAGAACA GGGCAATTGGACCAAGCAGCCAGGCCCCGGTCCTGGTTCTGCTCCAGAGTTGAcagatgaagaaaaagaaattaTAAACGGTGTGATTGCACGAGCTGAGAAAATGGAGGCCATGGAGCAAGAGAGGATTGG GCGCTTAATAAACCGCCTGGACGACATGAAGAAGACGGTGTGTGGGGATGGAATGTCCCGCTGTGTGCTGTGTGGGGAGCAGCTGGGCACACCTGGGGTCAGCTCAGTGGTGTGTGAGGACTGCAAAAAG AATATGTGTACTAAGTGTGGTACCCAGTGCAGCAGCAGGCCCCGTGCTGTGTGGCTGTGCAAAATCTGCAGAGAACAGCGAGAG gTGTGGAAGAGGTCTGGTGCCTGGTTCTTTAAAGGATTTCCCAAACAATTCCTTCCTTCACCCATGCCTTTATCTAAACCGAAAGACCAACGTGCCCAGGAAGTAGCCTCCAAACCCAGGGAGGGAGCAACTCAGAATCAACAACCTG gtaAGAGTCAACCTCCTGCAACTGACAACCAGCTTTCAG aagCAGAGCTCAAGAGCCGAGCTGGTTACCCACCTGTGGCCCCTAAGCCATCAGTTGTGCGCATTGCCACGGGTGGTGCTGGCCATGAAGAGGCAGAGCAGGGAAGCCCGGTGGCGATGAAGAGGATGGTGCCCGTTCAAAGCTCCAGACCGCAGCCTGTTGTGACACCCTCGATGGCTCCACAGG GTCAGATGGGACGTGAAGGCGGTGCTTACTCTTCTGGTGCAGTCCCTTCAGAACAGAGAGCACCTCCTGCTGTACGAGAGGACAGAAGGCAGCCCGCCCCTTTCAGTGCTCCACCTGCCCGACATCAACCTCCCCCCGCGGGGGAGGATGAGGATGCCAATGACTATGATTCTGATGAAGCCA CCACTCTGGGCTCTCTGGAGTTCAGTCTGATGTATGACCAGGAAAGCCACAGCCTTCACTGTAGCATCCTCAAGGCAAAG GGCTTGAAACCCATGGATTCAAATGGACTGGCAGATCCTTATGTCAAGCTTCATCTGCTGCCAGGGGCTAGCAAG TCAACAAAGCTGCGCACAAAAACCTTGAGGAACACCCGCAACCCTGCGTGGAATGAGTCACTCACCTACCACGGCCTGACGGATGATGACATGCAGCGCAAGACGCTCAG GCTGTCTGTCTGTGATGAGGACAAGTTTGGCCACAATGAATTCATTGGGGAGACCCGAGTGGCGCTGAAGAAACTGAAGCTGAACCAGAAGAAAAATTTCAACGTGTGTCTGGAGAGAGTTGTTCCA ACAAAGAGAACAGCGACAGCCGGTGGTGCTCGAGGCATTGCTCTCTATGAAGATGAG TCTGGAAAAGATGGCGGAGAGGTAGAGGAACGCGGTCGCATTCTTATCTCCCTCATGTACAGCACCCAGATGAACCGCCTCCTTGTGGGTGTGGTGCGCTGTGTTCATTTGGCTGCCATGGATGCTAATGGATATTCTGACCCCTATGTCAAAAT AGTTCTGAAACCTGACATGGGGAAGAAGGGCAAGTGCAAAACTCAAATCAAGAAAAAGACTTTAAACCCAGAGTTTAATGAG GAATTCAGCTTTGATATTAAACACAGTGAACTGGCTAAGAAGACTTTAGACGTCTCTGTGTGGGATTATGATATTGGGAAATCCAATGACTACATTG GTGGCTGTCAGCTGGGCATCACTGCCAAAGGAGAGAGGCTAAAACACTGGTATGAGTGTTTGAAGAACAAAGACAAGAGGATTGAGCGCTGGCACACCTTGTTCAATGAGAATCACACCGCTAGTGATTAA